The stretch of DNA tgatgaaatataaaatgaaaaagatacaaaaaataaaatatgaatcAAACCttaacatataaatatacatatatacagTATATAAAACTATATtttgtaataaaatatattatttgttaaagtatattgtaaaattatattatgatataaattaaatattaaaatataataataattcatgCAATACTAGTAAGAATATAGAATAATGTTAtcaatatgataaaaaaaaaaaaaaagaagatatataattatgtaataactatgtaatttttatttataaatacgctaaattaaaatttttttttctctcttttattatatatatgattatcTTTTTGtgtttaattataatatttgaatattattgatttattttttttttaaatatttttacttaatttctttttctttttattttatttttttattttgatataaACAGTTGAATGcaaaaaacaaatttaatgaattaataCTAAAATATGTctgttatatttattatatatattatgacctaattaaatattttgcttcattttatcatatttttttagacTTAAATAAGtgtaaatataaagataaaaaaaaatcatatgaattaaaataaaaaaaattaataactttatcaaattttttttaaacttttttgttattaaatttctgtaataatttaatttttgaaaaatattaagagttttcttatttttgttatgtctatttttttcattagaaTTATTATGCTCATTTCTTGATGCGCTATCTTTATCTCCTTTTATATTCGTTCTatgaaagaaatatatttattataatgaatatacttattctaaaaaatatatatttttttaacttaaaagttatatttttacttttttatatcacCTTTTcagtaaatttatatatagtgTGAAATCTGgattaataagaaaaaaaaatttagaaaaataaataaaatatataagattCTCTGAATCAAAATACATATCGTAATTGTCACACTCGATGTTAACAAAACATTTTTCACTTAATGTACTTgctataaaatataaaaaaaattgcctCTACTGcatttcttaaattttttatttttataattttttttattttatttgttatttctctttatttttatttatttatttatttttttttactatttagTAAGTTAtatcctttttttaattttttttttgagctGCAACCATATtcacaaaaattaaaattttcatcacAAAAGTATCGCCAAGAACATGAGATATTTTCTAATTCCTTATTATCCCCTAAAGAATCTACATAAATCATTTGATAGCATAAAGTAGCTATAAATAAATGGCTAATACttagataaaaaaacaaaagcaTTGTTCATGTTCTTATTAGCATATGAATGTTAAATAAtcattaatttaaaaaaaaaaaaaatatatatttttatataaaaagaactatttaaattatataactcttaaagtataaaaaataaaaaaattcctataataatatttagaCAAAACACAAATATTGTGTAATTTTATGTTAAagatacaataaaaaaaagttagggattttaattttatatatatacttcattatttttcatttttctttttcttttatttttatttattaaattataacatACTGCtactttatttttcatattatatatctaattataaaataaattagcaTACACTATAACgcgtttttaatttttatacttGAATGcactaaagaaaaaaaatttctttaataaagttatatttataattgaaaacttaaaacataaattcttaataaaaataaaaaaaaaaattccttaTAGCTATAATTtacaatttataaaaatttatatatatgtatatataaatattatcaaAAGATTGATAATTAagcaaaataataaaaaaaatgttatccttaactttttaaatttaattgataacatatatgtttatatatgtatatatattttttttttttttattttgtactttttattatatataaaaaaaaatttaagatattaaatatatttattttatacaaaaattataaattttattttttactttcttttttttttatcgttATAATATGGAAGAACTTAAAAACGAAATAGATAGAGAACATGAAGGTACAGtaaatagagaaaaaaatgagGAAGGAAAGTTagaatatgtaaaaaaaggTGACGAAGAAAATCttgaaaatgtaaaaaatgaagaaataaaggGAAAAATAAgttttgatatattttcatatttaaataaaatatataaaaagcaTGGTTCATATGACGAAGAAATATCTAGGTTTTTATCATAcgtaaaaaaaagaagaggaaaactaaaaaataaagttctcttcaaaattaaaaaagtagGTAAGTATATGTATAGAACATATCATACTGATATAATCGATGAAAAGTATTTAGAATTATTAGTATTAGATGTAGAATTATGTAGATGTAGATATATACAAATTAAAACTGACATGAATAATTTGAAAATTCCATATAGAGCAAAGTTTTCTTACATAAGACGcttaaaaaaatcattagataaaataaattttttaaataatattataaataattgtgTTGATAAAAATACAGAATTACAAGTAAGGTGCTATAACACATATATTGAATCATCATACCTcctagaaaaaaaagaatatgaaaaatgCTTAGAGAAAATAGATGAATTTACTAAACTTATAAAACTTATAAAAAGGATTACTATCAATTCCCTTATCGATAACCAAAAAAGTGAATATATTACAAAAGAAGatgatgaaaaatatttaagtaatgaaaataataatatagaaaagaCGTTAGTAAAAAAGAGTGATATGTTGttagatgaagaaaaaagaattgaCGAAATGTATGACTACTTTTTGTCGGTTATAAATTCATATGAACGTATTTGTacttataatattaaaaaagtcaACATAGGTAattcaaatgaaaaattgCAGGAAGATGATTTCAtggaaaatttaaatacCATATCAGAACACAATAGTAGTATAACATATAACCGATTAGATATAGAGCTATCAGatgatataataataattaatgtaaaaaatgtACAGTTTAAATTACAagagaataataataatatattaaaaataaaaagcatTATTGATGATATAAAGTCTGTTATTGAAGATGAAGTAATTATAGGTTTAAATGTAGATTATAATTTAAGAGATATATCTAATAATGTAGAATCTGTGTTCagttttttaaatgattacGATGTGAAtttcattataaataattatggaAATATACTTTCCAAATATTTTGATTGCTTATCAATAGTTCATGaagaattaattaaatcaactaatgaaaataataagttATCAAATGATAAGTTAATGGATAAGATATGGAATACtttagaaaattattttctttctgaaaaaatttatattgatATAGAAAGAACACTCTTagtattaatgaaaaatttacttCATGTTTATAACTCTGATGATTCAAGGAATTTCAGTTTTCACAACAAAAAAATGTTTGGTGATCTTATAGAAGCAATGCCATTACTGCATGAAGGAATAAGATATGCAGATATACTTAAACAAAATACTGATGAATTAAAAAGTCTagaagataataatatttttattaatattttacaaataataaaaaacgTTAAGTCTTTATGTTTAGCATTCTATTATGcattaacaaataaaaatgctGAAGCTCATGTATTAtttgatttaataaaaacaagaaattatgtatatataaaaattaataatgcaGAAATACATAATAAGTCTTTATTGCGTGTAgcaatattatttaataggTTACAGGATCTTGTTTCCTTAatgaatgaaaaatattacttCAGACATTTATCTATCTATGCTTTAcaagttaaaaataaatcaataataaataaaaatttattttatgtagataattctttatttcaACCTAATATGAATCATATTTGTTTAAGTCCTCTACATATTGATATAGTAGATATGTGTCGTGATTCATTGTCAATAAATCAAAAGGAAAAATCATCAGGATTTAGAGGATTACTCAGATCATTttggaaaaaataaaaaaaaaaaaaataaaaaaatatttttatttagaaaattttattattaatagacattttatctttttgGATTACATTTATACTTATGTTTATGCTAAtacatatgcatatatatatattttttctcaGCCTTTTTTATTGtgaatttttttagaatataaaacaaaaaaagaagtaaaaataaaaataaaaaataaaacataattcttttttattgataatctaaaattttatttttaaaaatgtttgaaatgattcttttaattataaatgtaAATACTCATTTTCACTTAAATTTCGTATTTTTTtcacaaatatttttttttttttattattattatttttaaaaaagaaacaagtttataaaataaaaatttttatatatataaaaaaaaattaaaataggGATAAATAGAAATGTTGATGCTAAAagttattatttctttaaccACTCAATTCCATTATTGACTGAACTAGATCATTGTTGTTTTTTCTTAAAGCTTTAATTGCACTATCTCTGCTACATTTTGTTTGTGACATAATTAACTCTACATCATCCATTGAAACATCATCAAATTTTTctgtaatattaaaaaaaaaaataaataaaataaaatatttattaagatgttatttcaaatatagaactttattttgaaaaaaaaaaaaaaaaaaaatgaaatatacgTATATATACCTTCATCTAAATCTTTgactttttcttcttttttttcggTTGATTCAAAATTTACTTCGGATTCAACAGGAATCTCAGGTTCTTTTGGTAGGTTTTCTGGCATAAAGtctgcaaaaaaaaaaagtaaaatataagatatttatatatacaaatactAGCACAAATATTGATAtggaaattaataaaaataatcccattaaaaaaaaaaaaaaaaaatcatttagTATAAAATTACTGTTAATTGAATTCGTTAAGTCATCAGTTTTTGCATCTCCAAATATTACATAAGAGTCAGTTCCTTCAATTTTATAAACTTCAACATTAGAAACAGCGAAAACCATCTTTTGAGATTTCTTTATGATAACTTTATGAGCATTTGGTACTGCCTTTAAACCAAGTTTTACAAGCATTTTTCGAGCTCTTCTTTCTCCCTTACTCATTTTTGTTCTATTGGGAggatttaatatatttttattttcatcattctCTTCACAGGAAGAACTCGAAGATATATCCTCTtttgaatttattttatcctgcattttttgtatttaaatacttaaaagaaaagatatagaaagataaaaaaaattaaaattaaaaaaaaagaaaagaaaagaaattttttttttcaaaaaaaagtattttaaaaaaaagtatttttttggatatagaataaaaatatttttttgaaaaaacaGTATacgttataaaaaaatttatagttttatttttcaaatatatatttattgcTTCTTTctctttccttttttttttttgatatttatgAATAcgttatatataaaattttgtttttactGATTTGTAATTTACatgtttatttaatttaaaataaaattaatgaataaaTGCACGAATATGTATAATATTATGCTTATTTAATCTACATATGCATAAATTTGatgtttaataaaaaaaaaaaaaaaaaaaaaaaaaatttaaaaagctcttaatttactaaaaataaaGCAGTAGAATAATAGAAGTCCTTAGTAAAgagataatataaaagtgaaataataatgaaaaaaaaatatccatAAATGCTAAtaactattttattatttttttataatttctttttttgggTGATAATGTATAAATGCCTTAAATAAACATGttacaaaatttattttttactaaaaataaatattatagattattattaaatatctATATGAaatatgatatttttttcttttttttcaattatacatatagaccttattttatttttaagtactctttttttcttctatattagaaaaataaatattatgaaataCATTTATACTTCACCTGAAAAAAATgtgaaataattttatcatatttttcttttttactgTTTATATACTCGAAATATTAAAGTATTTTTGTGaataaagtaaaaacaaataagaaatatttgaaatttcagaaatattttccttttttatgatttttctctttttttgtaattaattttttctgtcattgttattttaaataatttcatactgataaaaaaagatttcaTTTGAGATTTTTTTAGattcttattaaaaaaaatttttgaattCTATCTTAACATTAAAAAGTAcaaagaaattataaattcattgttgaaatatatagttttaaatatattttaaatagaaaattttataatattttaaaagaaaatttttataaatacataaaaaaaaaagtttttaaatattttaaaatcaaTAACtcattcttttatatatataaattataaaaaagataaaatgtatttttttttttttttttatatatttgcaTATTTGATATTTTcccaaaattttttttcttccattattttttcattatttggTAAACtatttaaatctttttttatttttttgcaaatattaaaaatatataaaataatgtttTTGTCTTTTATGCTATTATAAATATCTCTAAAATTTATAGAATGAACTGTCCATcctataaaataaaaaatatgaaaaacatttatatatatatttatatgtcgataaaactaaaaaatagAGTATTAATTAATACCTTTTAAAGCAAGTTGTTTTTGTCTTAGTTCTGAGGATAATAATGGTCTATTAGATGGAAATAAGACAtccttcaaaaaaaaaaaaaaaattaaataatatttttatatttcacataataaatatctatttttgtaattttatttttttacctCATATGATATTAAATCTATTAAATGCCTTTCATAAGGAAATGAGCAAgaaattttgtaaatattttcatGAATATAAGATCCTTTATATTGAATATTCaactaagaaaaaaaaaaatatatatgtatatgtagataatatatatgaaaataattcattttttttttttttttttaaataataaattgtctttttcttttcttttttataacttacgaaatttaaaatatcacTAATAATATGATCAAAAtgaaacatttttattttttttttttcttttttggaTGCCAAATAATTAGTGTTTTTGCTATTGATATCGTCTATATTGTAATtcaaaacaaaataaaaaaattttgcaatgttcatattattatctaatgatttacatatttttttattatttaatgaagAATTAATTGTTTGattatctttttcattaataagaTTAACATTTGttatttcataatttaaatctagatatatatattcttcgttaatatatatattttctgaTACTCTATTCCATATATGATgcatatctttatttttacaaaaaaaattggaaaaattataaatatgataGCATACTTGTTTTGATAACATAATAAATTCATAATTATATGTATCATCATAATATTTGCATATTTCACTTAatatatgatataaataattatatttatttagcAAAATGTTtacatataataattttaataatattagagAGGTATATTCATCTCCTTTTTGGATATATGAAGATAATTTATCATTTGattcataaaataaattaaagctTAAAGTTGACTTCCTATCccttatttcattttctgcATTTCCTACATTATTTCCATGTTCATTGCACAGattcatattatttgttTCTATATTATAACTATATCTATGATGCATGTATTCTTCTGATAATTTTCTAGATAAatccattttattatttgttaaagttaaaatgtataaaaaatttattagcATATAGGAATTTATAGGCTTCTTTTCTTCTATAATCATATGTTCAATGATATCATATAATTTCAAAATGTTGTCATCCTCATAATGAATATTAAAACAAGCATAAGCAAGTGCTATGCAACTATTTATGtctattttgtttttctttttaatatcataATTTAATTCAACAGCACTATTATTTGATACATATTCATTATtacaatatttaatatttaaaaagctATTTATACTTTCCTTAGAATCCTCTTCATCATCTTTATATGTatcaatgttattttttaattctttgcTATTTATTATGTTtgctttttcttctttatttttttcattgatATCTATATCACATTCTTTACCTGAACTATTATTTGAATGTTTATGACAATGAACAGACAAATCATTTTCATCCTCTTCATAATTATTCAATATATTCTGAGTTattgaattaattttttttttaaatacactAATTAATTTAGGTCTACGAGACAAATGTGTCAATGCTATAAATTTCAAATTCTTATTCGATGTAATATTActtaagaaaattaaaaattctatATTTGAGGATTTTAACAATATTGGAACAATTTGTCTcattatcatatttattattgtaTCATCATACATATTAacatttttcataataattaataaattattaacatCCTTAATACTTAATTGCCAGAAATTATTTAATCTAATTTTTATCTGTTCATATAATAGATCACTTATATATGGTAAATATACTTCTTCTTCGTTATCAATATTTAAATGACTTATGTTTACACCATCATCAAATATATCTAAGTAATTATTTGTGCatgatatattttcattatttgaaatatttaaataatctctcttatctttattttcagaaatatatgaaaagttTAAATAACCTTGATTGgtatatttcattaaatcatttattattagcattatatttatacagTCTTCTCCATACAATAATTTatacttcttttttatttgttctaaaatataagaaattaatttaaaaatatcaagATTTTgtacatttaaataatatatgttttttaaagaatataatattaatgttaaattttctaaatataaCAATTTTCTTATTTGATAAAGTTGCTGAACTAATAAATAATAGTATTTGTGGTCATATATATCCAAAAAGGAAGAATGATATATAACATTAGTTAGTTGTAATGGAGTAAATGCATAtagattttttattactttattttttaaatggtTAAATAAGTGCTTGTATCTATAATTATACTTAATTCTACTTAAGCATGTTAATATAGAAACAACATCTTTACTAGTAATGTACttcatattttcatttatttttgttaaaatattaatatacaaATCTGGTTTATCAACATTTGCAAAAGTATATGACCACAAAATAatgcataaattttttatactcatattatgtatataaatattaacaGCATTATAAAATACATCATTATAAAGATAATCATCATATTCATTCAATTTTgttaaagaatatattatattaataacatCTAAATAATTAGAAtcatgaatatttttttctatgatttttttaacttttttcaCTAATTTACAcgtataattaatattactaAAAGACCACAGTATGTtgcttatatttttc from Plasmodium relictum strain SGS1 genome assembly, chromosome: 11 encodes:
- a CDS encoding nascent polypeptide associated complex alpha chain, putative gives rise to the protein MQDKINSKEDISSSSSCEENDENKNILNPPNRTKMSKGERRARKMLVKLGLKAVPNAHKVIIKKSQKMVFAVSNVEVYKIEGTDSYVIFGDAKTDDLTNSINNFMPENLPKEPEIPVESEVNFESTEKKEEKVKDLDEEKFDDVSMDDVELIMSQTKCSRDSAIKALRKNNNDLVQSIMELSG
- the SRP68 gene encoding signal recognition particle subunit SRP68, putative codes for the protein MEELKNEIDREHEGTVNREKNEEGKLEYVKKGDEENLENVKNEEIKGKISFDIFSYLNKIYKKHGSYDEEISRFLSYVKKRRGKLKNKVLFKIKKVGKYMYRTYHTDIIDEKYLELLVLDVELCRCRYIQIKTDMNNLKIPYRAKFSYIRRLKKSLDKINFLNNIINNCVDKNTELQVRCYNTYIESSYLLEKKEYEKCLEKIDEFTKLIKLIKRITINSLIDNQKSEYITKEDDEKYLSNENNNIEKTLVKKSDMLLDEEKRIDEMYDYFLSVINSYERICTYNIKKVNIGNSNEKLQEDDFMENLNTISEHNSSITYNRLDIELSDDIIIINVKNVQFKLQENNNNILKIKSIIDDIKSVIEDEVIIGLNVDYNLRDISNNVESVFSFLNDYDVNFIINNYGNILSKYFDCLSIVHEELIKSTNENNKLSNDKLMDKIWNTLENYFLSEKIYIDIERTLLVLMKNLLHVYNSDDSRNFSFHNKKMFGDLIEAMPLLHEGIRYADILKQNTDELKSLEDNNIFINILQIIKNVKSLCLAFYYALTNKNAEAHVLFDLIKTRNYVYIKINNAEIHNKSLLRVAILFNRLQDLVSLMNEKYYFRHLSIYALQVKNKSIINKNLFYVDNSLFQPNMNHICLSPLHIDIVDMCRDSLSINQKEKSSGFRGLLRSFWKK